The Ectothiorhodospiraceae bacterium BW-2 nucleotide sequence GCAGCGGCTGACTGAGCCGCTACAGTTTGACAATATCGCCTTGGCAGTTAGGAACTATAAATAGTTAAACAGACTAAGCTGATTGACTCGGGTATAGGTCTGCTGTAGTGCCTGCATTGAGGTCATCTCTTGGGTTAAGGAGGTAATCGCCTCGGTAATATCGACATCATGCACATCGGCCTTCTTCTGCTCTAAATAGAGCGAGTAGTCGAGATTGACCTCGCGCTGGGAGCTAATCATATTCATCCGTGCCCCGGCTTCCGCCTGAGCATTAGTCACCCGCTCCATCACGGTATCAATTTGGCTTAAAATCGAACCGCCACTAGCAAGATTATCGGCTTTCAGCTCTTCGGCAAAATTCATAATCAGTGCGGCGATATTTTCACCGCCGTTGGTTCCCGGTGCTGTGCCGGTGCCAAACAGCGCATCGCCGTTACTTAACTGACCGGCATGGCCTAACGGCATCGTCACTCCATCGGCAATTCTGACCGCGCGTTGATTGTTATCACCGCTATAAGCACCCTGCCAAGTCGGTGGCGTGGTCGCTGGGGCAATTTCGGTCAAACTAAACGGTGTCACACTGCTGTTATAGCCGGAGAAGATATACTCCCCATCACTCCCTTTCGCATTCATCAGCCCAACTAGCTGTTCTGCCGCCAGTTCAAACTGTTTGGCCACTGCCGCCCGATCCTGAGTATTGAGGGTACCATTGACCGCCCGTACCGCCTCTTCGCGTACCGACTGCAAGACATCGCCAATGCTCTGTAGGTTGGTCTCCTCAAACTCTAATCGCGTCTCAGCGTAGTCCATATTGGAACTAAACTGCTCATAGCGGGCAATTTCGCGCGTTAGCTCGTTAATTCTTGCCGCTCCGGCCGGATCGTCCGATAGCTTCTGAATACGCTGCCCCGAGCTAATTTGAGTCTGTAGGTTGGCAATTTTCTCATACTTATTTTGCATCGCCTCAATAGAGAGGCGCTGCATGGTGGTTGTGGCCAGTTTCATACTATGAACTCCCGCTTAGTAACTATCATTAGACCCGTATTGAGCCGATTAAAATCCGAAACATCTCATCTGAGGCTGACATCACCTTAGCGGCCGCCTGATAGGCCTGTTGATAGCGCATGAGATTGGCCGCCTCCTCATCCAGATTAACTCCAGAGACATCATCCCGTGCCCGGCGTGACTGCTGATAGATCACCTCACTCGCCTCATAGGAGACTTTAGCCGAGTTAGCTTTCGAGCCAATATAGGAGACTAACCCCTCGTAGATCATATCGGCCGATTGGGTACTGCCATTAAAGCCTCTAAATTGCCCAACCTCAGCGAGTTGAGCCGCGATGACATTATTGCCCTCTTGGCCTGCGGTATCAGAGGCGGCAATATCGCGTGGCTCTTTAATCAGCAGCGCCATATCGCGGGCATTATTGGCAAAGGGGGTGACCAAAAAGCGATCACCGTTAGCGGCCACTCCTGAGGTGGTCAGGGTGACGCCATTAAAGGTAAAACTGGTCGCCGCACCACCCGCTCCAGCAAAGGTCTGTTCACTGCTATCGCGCTGATTAGTTACCTTCCACGCATCGGCAGGCCCATCATACTCGACTAGATATTGCGCTCCGCGCCAACTATCGATCACAGTATCACTGTTAGTCGCTGGCAGAGGTGCAAAAGTATAGTCGTAGGCAACCGTGGCACCACTGCTATTGCTGCTACTATTGTAGGAGATAGCGGGGGCGGCGCTATTAAAAAATGGCTCATTGGTATCTCCATCCATATCAAAGCCATTTTGATGCAACTCATTAAACTTAATTGAGATTCCGGCTGCCATTAAACCAATATCGTCTTTGGTGCGCTGTAACACTCCCTCTTTAAAATCGAGAGTCGCTCCAATTTTACCGCCATTAATTCGGTCAGTCACATCGGTAAAGCTGCCGGTATTGGTCACAATTCCAATTTTACGGGTATAACCACCAAACTCCGTCGTTTGCAGACTAAAGGTATTATGGTTCGCTCCGACGACTAGATTTTGACCATCGCCAATGTAGATATTATTGGTGCCGTTGGGCATGTCGATGGTTTTTACCGAGACATACTCCGAGAGCAGATTAATTAACTGATCGCGTTGGTCTAGCAGATCATTGGGTGTATCTTCGGCGGAAGTGGCAACATCCTGAATGTTGCTGTTAATGCCGGCAATTTGGGCAGCGAGTTCATTAACTGCCATCACCGAATCGGAGAGCTGATTATTTACCTGCTCGTCAATGGCGTTCAGGCGGTTACCTACCTCACGAAAGCGGGAGGCAAGGGTCTCCCCCCGCCCTAGCATCTCCTCCCGAGCGGCAATAGAGGTCGGATCGTTAGCCACATTCTCAACCGCATTAAAAAAGTCTTGGTTAAAGCGGCCGATACCGGTCTCGCTGTTAACTAGGATTTGGTCTATCTCATCCATCAGATCCAAAGAGAGGTTATGCTCCTCTTTACGAGAGATGCTCTCCTGAAGATCGCGGCTCAGGTACTCATTGTAGTGGCGACGAATACCCTTGACTTCGACACCGGTACCCATCCCCCCCTCACTTCTGCGGGCAGTGAATTCGGTCTGTTGGCGAGTATAGCCCTCAGTATGGACATTGGCGATGTTATTTGAGGTGGTCACCAGTGCATTTTGAAAGGCTACCAGCGCCGCACGCCCATTGGTAATAAGATCCATAAGGGTTACTCCCGTGATAAAAAATGACTCAAATCCAACTGCCTATTATATCGGCAATTCCCCTCTAAACTTAAACTAGCCCCGAACTACCAAAAAATAAACCGCCCAACACAAATAAAAAATATATTTAAAATCATGATGATAACTATTGTTGGTAATATTTTTCACCCAGTGGGGGTTGACTTATATTAGAAAACAGTTATATTAACAGCCACTGATTGTTAAGGACGACAATTGTTCAAGACTCCTCCATCCTCCTTTGGTGGATTTTAGGCGCAGCATCCTCCCCTTTCGCTGCGCCTTTTTTAATTGTGCCACTATAACCCAAAAAAGCGACAGATACGCTGCTTCAGGCTAGCGCTATCCCCGCCTACCGCCTCGCTTTTGTTTGAACGGGCCGAAAGCGTGCTCTGCTGGCGCTGGTGCAACAGCCGACTGATGCGATCAACGAGCTGCCGATTCTGCTCTAGCAACGGCTGCATTACCGCTTTATCTATCACGTAGCCACAACAGTGACTTAACGCGACCACATCGGCACTACGAGGCTCACCGGTAAAGAGCGCCATCTCCCCTATCACATCGCCTGCTCCGAGGCGTTGCAGCTCAATCGGCTCGCCTTGGTTCTGAGGCAGTCTCACCACAGCGGCCCCTTCACAGATAATAATCATTGAGCGCTCCTCATCACCACAGCCGATTAGCTGTTCCCCCCGAGGGTAGTGGCGCGTTTCGCTCCCCTGCAGTAGCTGTTCGAGCTCTTGCGGGGTAAATAGATCGTAAAATAGCTCCACTTCGCCGATTAGCTCGGCCGCAAGCAGAGTCGCCGCCACCTCCTCTTCAAGTAGCCGACTCTGTAGCAGCGGATTTGTCGCCAACTGAATGCCCGCCCAGTGCAGATGGCGCCAAATACGGCCCCAAAACGCCCGACTCAGACGCAGTTTAGCCCCAAAATCGCGACTGGTAAACCCGACAATATAGTGGGCGTTATACTCCTTTATCCCATTAAATTTAGCCCACGGCGCAGGAGTAGCCTCCACCTCATCGATAGTCAGCAGCGCATCTTGCAAAATCTTCTCTACCCGATGTGGTAGCTCATCTGCATCGATAACCACGGTTAATACCGTTTCGTAGGCCTCATCTGGTAATGAGAAGTTCTGCACCACCGACTCCGACGCTACCGCATTAGGGATGGAGATAATCGTGCTATCACGACAGAGCAGCCGAGTCGAGCGCCAGGTAATATCGATCACCTTCCCCTCTTTCCCTCCTTGTAGCTGAATCCAATCCCCAATCCGAAACGGCCGCTCCAGATTGATCGCGATGCCGGAGAAGATATTGGAGATATTGATCTGTATCGCCAGACCCACAATCATCGCAATCACCCCTGAAGTAGCCAACAGCGCGGTAATTTTATAACCAAAGACAAACGAGAGGATCCCAAATCCCGCTAACAGCAGAATCAAGCCGCCACTAAACGCCCGCACCAAATTAGGAATTTTACGCCGAGTATGGTACTCCAGTGGCTGCCAGATGAAGGTCGCCATCGCACTAATGAGCAGCAGCGCCGGAATAAACCACCACAAGAGGTCAAATAGGGTGATAAACATTGCGCTCTCAAAGCGTCCCGAGCTCTGCTGTAGCCACTGTAGCAGCTCGACCTCCAGCGCTAGTAGTAGCAGCACAATCGCACCGCCTTGCAGCAGCCACACATAGCGCCCCCCCCCCTCCCGTCTAACGCCTCTCCAGCGCAGCAAAAGTGGTAGCAGTAGCAGCAGCATAGCGCTACCCACCACCACCCAAAATGAGCGTTCGGGAGAGAGCATCCGTCGTAGCGAGAGGCTCTTAGTCGAGATATCGAGCACAAAGTTAAATTGTGAAAAGGGGATTTCACCCACGCCGCGATCAAGATAGTGGAGCTGCCCCATATTGTTCTGCAATAAGATATCGGGAAATAGCCGCACCCCATGTAGCTGCCAGTCATCGTGATCGGCAAAGAGGGTACTCTGCTGTAGCCGCTGTAGATAGTGATCGCTATTTTCCATATTCATACCGACAATATCGGTAACATAGACTAACTGGCTACGATCCAGTCGCCGATGCCTAAAGGCCACCCCGACAATGCGCCCATCGAGCACCATACTGCTAATCGCCCGATTCCAGTCGGTCACAAAGCGCCCGCTCAGATGAAAGCGCTGATAGACCACCCCGTTATCGAGCTGATAGCGATCCGGCTCAGGTAGCGTTATCGCCTCGGCGGCATTCACAAACTCGATATCGGTCGGATCGATCTGCTGCTGATGGCGAAACCAGAGATAAAAATCGAGCTCCACCATCCCCTCTCGTTCGGCAACCGGTTCAATACGATTGACGGTAATACCACTATGGACGACATAAATTTTCTGTAGATAGTGTTCACCTATCTGTAACAACTCCCCCGCTGCCACCGCCTCGGCCATCGCCTTAGGGGGTGAAACTATCTTAAGCTGTTCTAACTGTAATAGCGCCGATACCGGTCGATTACGCACAAAAGTGGCCATATAGGCTGGCTTAAAGGCGTTTCCATGTTGATCAAAATAGGTCACTCCGGTAACACCGCTAACGCCACGCTCCACCGAGTTAAAGCGAACCATCGCCTGCCGTACCCGCTCTCTAACACCCTCAATCGGGCCATCACTACCGTTTAAACCCGCCTGCTGCAGGGCGCTAACCAGTACTTTAGCCGCGTCATAAGAGAAGGCCGCATGCCACCCCGGCTCAGAGTCAAACCGCTGCCGGTAGGCGCTACGAAACTTTTGCGCCTGCTGATTAGCCGTCTCAAACAGCATTGGCGACACCACATAGCTGTTGCGTAGATAGTATCCCGGCTGGCGCTGCTCCTTCGGTAGCTGATCAAACGCGGTGGTAAAGGCGTTGTTGTAGAACGAGGTGGGGAGCAGGACGGTATTGTCGATCCCCGCATCACGCAGCTGCCGTAGTAGTAGCGCCCCCTCATGGTTATGACCGGCAATAAAAATAACCCCCAACTCAGACGCACGCGCAGCTAGCCCTAACGCTAGCTGCTGCAGACTCTGTTCCAGAGTCTCATCCTCCACCCGATAACCGTGCTGACAGCTTATCTCCATCTGTAGCTGCTCTGCCATAGTGATAAAACTCGCGGCTAAATCGCTGCCATAGGCAAGATCTTCATGAATCACACAAACCCGCTCAAAATTGAAGACCCCTTTAGCGTAGTAGCTCGCGATATGGGCCTCAAAGTCGTTATTAATAAGGGCACTAAAGTAGTAGGGGTTATCGCGGGTTATCGCCGGATTACTGGAGCTAGGGGTAATGGCTACGATACCGGCCTGCTGATAGATCGGCGCTGCCGCGAGCGATG carries:
- the flgK gene encoding flagellar hook-associated protein FlgK, producing the protein MDLITNGRAALVAFQNALVTTSNNIANVHTEGYTRQQTEFTARRSEGGMGTGVEVKGIRRHYNEYLSRDLQESISRKEEHNLSLDLMDEIDQILVNSETGIGRFNQDFFNAVENVANDPTSIAAREEMLGRGETLASRFREVGNRLNAIDEQVNNQLSDSVMAVNELAAQIAGINSNIQDVATSAEDTPNDLLDQRDQLINLLSEYVSVKTIDMPNGTNNIYIGDGQNLVVGANHNTFSLQTTEFGGYTRKIGIVTNTGSFTDVTDRINGGKIGATLDFKEGVLQRTKDDIGLMAAGISIKFNELHQNGFDMDGDTNEPFFNSAAPAISYNSSSNSSGATVAYDYTFAPLPATNSDTVIDSWRGAQYLVEYDGPADAWKVTNQRDSSEQTFAGAGGAATSFTFNGVTLTTSGVAANGDRFLVTPFANNARDMALLIKEPRDIAASDTAGQEGNNVIAAQLAEVGQFRGFNGSTQSADMIYEGLVSYIGSKANSAKVSYEASEVIYQQSRRARDDVSGVNLDEEAANLMRYQQAYQAAAKVMSASDEMFRILIGSIRV
- the flgL gene encoding flagellar hook-associated protein 3 — its product is MKLATTTMQRLSIEAMQNKYEKIANLQTQISSGQRIQKLSDDPAGAARINELTREIARYEQFSSNMDYAETRLEFEETNLQSIGDVLQSVREEAVRAVNGTLNTQDRAAVAKQFELAAEQLVGLMNAKGSDGEYIFSGYNSSVTPFSLTEIAPATTPPTWQGAYSGDNNQRAVRIADGVTMPLGHAGQLSNGDALFGTGTAPGTNGGENIAALIMNFAEELKADNLASGGSILSQIDTVMERVTNAQAEAGARMNMISSQREVNLDYSLYLEQKKADVHDVDITEAITSLTQEMTSMQALQQTYTRVNQLSLFNYL